ACGACACCGTCAAGGCCGTCGGCATGGACCTCTGCCCGGCGCTGGGCATCTCGATCCCGGTGGGCAAGGATTCGCTGTCGATGCGCACGCGCTGGAGCGATGAGGGCGCCGACAACCAGATCCGGCAGGTGACGGCCCCGGTCTCGCTGATCATCACCGCCTTCGCCTCGCTGGCCGACGTGCGGGGCACGCTGACGCCGCAACTGCGGGACGGCGACACGACGCTGGTCCTGGTCGATCTCGGCCAGGGCCGCATGCGCATGGGCGGCTCCATCCTGGCGCAGACGCTGAACCAGTTCGGCCCCGAGGTCCCCGACCTCGACGATCCCGCGCTGCTGAAGGCGCTGGTCGCCGCGGTCAACGAGCTGCGCGGTCAGGGCAAGCTGCTGGCGTACCACGACCGCAGCGACGGCGGCCTGTTCGCCGCGGCGCTGGAGATGGCCTTCGCCGGCCAGCGCGGCGTGAGCCTGAACGTCGACATGCTGGTCACCGAAGGCGACGGCATCAGCGACAGCCGCGCCGAGATGGGCGACTCCAAGAACTGGGCCTCCCAGGTCAGCGCCCGCCGCGAGGAACTGACGCTGAAGGCGCTGTTCAACGAGGAACTGGGCGTCGTGCTGCAGGTCGCCACCGGCGACCGCGACGCGGTGCTGCAGACCCTGCGCGCGCACGGCCTGTCCAAGCTCTCGCACGTGGTCGGCAAGACGAACGACTCGAAGCAGGCCGAGGTCTGGCGCGACGCGAAGAAGGTCTTCGCCGCGCCGCTGAACGAGCTGCAGCAGGAGTGGGACCAGGTCTCGTGGCGCATCGCGCGCGAGCGGGACAACCCCGCCTGCGCCGACCAGGAGCATGCGCTGTCGGCCACACCCGGGCAGGGCCTGCACTGGTCGCCGAGCTTCGACGTGAAGGACGACGTCGCCGCCGCGCTGATCGCCGGCGGCGTCCGCCCGAAGGTCGCGATCCTGCGCGAGCAGGGCGTCAACTCGCATGTCGAGATGGCCTACGCGATGGCGCAGGCCGGCTTCGACGCCTACGACGTGCACATGAGCGACCTGCAGGCCGGCGCGGTCGACCTGAAGGACTTCAAGGGCTTCGTCGCCTGCGGCGGCTTCAGCTACGGCGACACGCTGGGCGCGGGCGAGGGCTGGGCGCGTTCTATCCTCTTCAACCCGGTGCTGAAGGCGGCCTTCGAGGCCTTCTTCGCGCGCGCCGACAGCTTCGCGCTGGGCGTGTGCAACGGCTGCCAGATGCTGGCCGCGCTGTCGCCGATGATCCCCGGCGCGCAGGACTGGCCCAAGTTCGTGCGCAACCGCAGCGAGCAGTTCGAGGCCCGCCTGGCGCAGGTCGAGATCGTCGACTCGCCGAGCATCTTCTTCACCGGCATGGCCGGCAGCCGCCTGCCCATCGCCGTCGCGCACGGCGAGGGCTTCGCGGACTTCTCGCAGCGCGGCAACGCCGACCAGGTGCTGCGTGCGATGCGCTACGTCGACGGCGACGGCCAGCCCACCGAGCAGTACCCGCTCAACCCCAACGGCAGCCCGCAGGGCCTGACCGCGGTGACCACGGCCGACGGCCGCTTCACCGCGCTGATGCCGCATCCGGAACGCGTGTTCCGCAACATCCAGATGAGCTGGACCGGCGGCGACGCCGGCGAGTTCAGCCCGTGGATGCGGATGTTCCGCAACGCCCGGAAGTGGGTGGGGTGAGATCGGGCGGCGTACGAGCCGCCGTGGGGCGTCGATGACGCCGCATCGATGAGCAAGGGCCGCGCAAGCGGCCCTTCGCATTCATCCGGCCTTGGCCTTCACCCACTGGCCCTGTGCGTTGCAGGCCATGACGTAGACCTCGGCGCTGTTGGCCTGCCTGTACAGGGCGATGTTGCCGCCCGAGGTCTTCGGATTGTTCTCCCGCTCGTTGCACGCCTGACCCGGGGAGCGGTGGGGAATGCGGATGCCGTGGAGGCGGGGATCGAACGCCGGGCCGCCGGCCTGGCCGGACGAGGTGTCGATGTAGCCGTTGGACGTGTGCAGGACGCCCGACAGCGCCATGCCGTCCTCGCCGTGGCCCGCGAAGTTCCAATGGCTGCCGTGGCCCACCATGAGGCGCTTGCGCACGACGGCGTGGCCGTGGATGTCGACGACCGGATCCACGGCGGTGGCCGAGACGCCGCCTCCCTGCCGCGCCCCGTGGCCCCCCGTCGGATGCCGGACGATGAGCCCGCCGTTGGCGTGGATCGTCCCGGCGGTCGTCAACTCGCCGCCGATGCCGGCCTTGCCCGTCACGCCCAGATCGCCGACGTTGTGGAGCTGCTGGCCGTTGAAGTCCCAGCGCGCCGTCGGCACGGCGGAGCCGTCGCGGCAGGTCGCGCCGCTGGCGCCGGGCGCGCTGGCACCGCTGGCGCTGCTGGCCACGCCGCAGGCGACGTCCGGCATGGGGCTGCCGCCGCGCGGGTGGATCAACTGGTAAGACGCCAGCACGCCCGGCACGCCGGTGCCGGCGCTGTCGCCCTGCAGCGGGTTGTCGACGGGCTGGGCGCCCTTGCCGCGCAGTTGCGCCGCGACCTGCGCGGACTCTCCGGGCAAGGACACCCGCGCATCGGGTCCCAGCGCCTGCAGGGCCGCCTTCAGTTGCGCGCCATAGCCGAAGGGCAGGTCGCCCTGCGCGAAGAAGGGCTGCGTGTTGTAGAGCATGACGCGGAAGACCGCGGCCCGGCCGCCGCCGACGGCCGGGTCGCAGCTCGCCTGGCAGCGCACGGACACGGCCCAGCGCGGCTCGGCGGACTGGCCGGTGCGGCCGTCGACGATGAGGTTCCCATGCGGGAACGGCAAGGTGTCGCCGAGATCGACGTAGCCGAGCTGCTGCAGCTCCTGGATGGACGGCTGGAAGGCGTTGCGCACGCGCTGCTTGTCGAGCGTCACGCCGCAGGCCGCGGGAGGCGGTCCGCCCGCCAACGGCGCCAACGGCGCCGACGGCGTCTGCGACAGGGGGATCTCGGCGCAGGCGGCCTCCACGGATTTCAGCGCCAGGAGCTCGTGGCCATGATGGCGCACGTAACGCTCGGCGCCGTCACGCAGTGACGCGAGCCGCAGTCCGGCCTGACGCCCACTCTCCACCATCTGCTGGAACTGCTGCACCTGCAGCGCGCCTAGCGACATCGCGCCCAGCAGCGTGAGCGCCACCGTCACCTCGATCAGGCTGAAACCCGATTGCCCGGACGGCCAGGCGCCCGGGCCGGCGGCTCCGGGGGACCGGGGCGGTCCGGGGACTCGGGCGGGCCTGGAGAATCTGGTGGCGCAGGCGTGGCGGAAGGAACGGACGCGGACAGACATGCGGGAGCGACTCCGGGGAGGTGAGGGCCGTCATCGTCCCCCTCCCGGGTGTTCGTGCCAATCCGCGAAGTTGAGCGCCCTGCGGTCGACGCATCGTCCATTCGCGGCAGGCGGATCCCCTGTCCCTGTCACGCCCTGCGCCAGCCGCACGCCGGCGCCGGATCCAGCCGGCGTGGACCCTGCGGCCTACGTGCGGCCTACCGTGCGGCCGACCCTGCCGCGGAATCCGCAGCGATCCCCGCCAGCAACTCGTACGACCGCCGCCGCGCCGCCGGATCGTGCACCGCGCAGGCCACGATGAACTCGTCGGCGCCGGTGCGTTCCTGCGTCGCCAGCAGGCCCTCGCGCACGGTGCGCGGCGAGCCGACGATGGACTCCGACAGCATGCGCTCCACGCCCAGCTTCTCGCCGGCGGTCCACAGCACGTCCATGCTGTCGATCGGTCGCGGCAGCAGACCGCGCTGGCCGCGCTGCATGCCCAGGAAGCGCTGCTGGATGGAGGTGAACAGGCGCTGCGCCTGCGCATCGGTGTCGGCCACGACGACGTTCAACCCGACCGCCGCGTAGGGCGTCGGGTGGCGGGCGCTGGGCCGGTACTGCGCGCGGTACATCTCCAGCGCCTGCATCAGCATCGCCGGTGCGAAATGCGAGGCGAACGCGAACGGCAGGCCCAGGTAGGCGGCCAGCTGCGCGCCGTACAGGCTGGAGCCGAGCAGCCAGACCGGCACCTCGGTGCCCTGGCCGGGCACGGCGCGCACGACCTGACCCTCCTGCGCGGGCGCGAGGTAGCCGATCAGCTCCAGCACGTCCTCGGGGAAGCGGTCCTCATGCGCGGTGGCCAGGTGGCGGCGCAGCGCGCGCATCGTCGGCCCGTCGGTGCCGGGCGCGCGGCCCAGCCCCAGGTCGATGCGCCCCGGGAACAGCGTGGCCAGCGTGCCGAACTGCTCCGCGATCGTCAGCGGCGCATGGTTGGGCAGCATGATCCCGCCCGAGCCGACGCGGATCGTCGAGGTCGCGGCCGCGATCTGGCCGATCAGCACGGCCGTGGCGGACGACGCGACGCCGTCCATGTTGTGGTGCTCGGCGACCCAGTAGCGGGTGTAGCCGAGGCGCTCGGCGTGCTGCGCCAGGGCCATGCTCTCGTGGAGCGCCTGGGCGGCGGAGCCGCCCTCGACGATGAAGGCGAGGTCGAGGATCGAAAGTCGGGCTTGCATGGGCGCGGAGTCTAGGCGCGCGCGCCGGACCGGGGTCCCGGGAGGGTTATCGCGGAATGCGGTAGGCGACCGGTCGGGCGACCGGTCGATCGGTCGGACGATCCGGCCCGCGGGCGATCGCGGAGCGGTCGTCGGTCGCGATCAGTCGCTCGTGAGCGGGGCCTGGACCTGGCGCGTCTTGCCGCCGTTCCAGACGGTCAGCGTGACCTTCTCGCCGACCTGGCGTTCCTCGAGTTCGCCGAGCAGGTCGTCGAGGTCGGCCACCGGTTTGCCGTTGACCGCGGTGATGACGTCGCCGCCCACGATGCGGCCGTCCCTGCCGCGCATGAACGGCTGCAAGCCCGCGCGCTGGGCGCCGCCGCCGGGTTGCAGGCCGATCAGCACGACGCCCTTGGGCAGGCGCAGGACCTGGCGCAGCTGCTCGCTGCCGGCGGTCAGTCCCAGCGCCGGCCGCGTCACGCGGCCGTGCTTGATCAGCTGCGGCACGACGCGGTTCACCTCGTCCGCCGGGATCGCGAAGCCGATGCCGTTGCTGCCGCCGCTCGGACTGAAGATCGAGGTGTTGACGCCGATCAGCCGGCCCGCCGAGTCCAGCAGCGGGCCGCCGGAGTTGCCGGGATTGATCGCCGCGTCGGTCTGGATCGCGCCGCGTATCGTGCGCTGCGTCATCGACTCGATCTCGCGGTTCAGCGCCGAGACGATGCCGCGCGTCAGCGTCTGGTCCAGCCCGAACGGGTTGCCGATCGCATACACCGTCTGTCCGACCAGCAGGTCGCGGCTGCTGCCCATGGGCACGGGCGTCAGCTTCTCGCGCGGCGCGACGATGCGCAGCACGGCCAGGTCGCGGTCCGGATCGACGCCGACCAGGGTCGCGTCGTACGCGCTCTGGTCCGACAGCGTGACCTTGGCCGCCGAGGCGCCGCGGATCACGTGGAAGTTGGTGACGATGTGGCCCAGCTCATCCCAGAGGA
This genomic stretch from Mitsuaria sp. 7 harbors:
- a CDS encoding type II secretion system protein, which translates into the protein MSVRVRSFRHACATRFSRPARVPGPPRSPGAAGPGAWPSGQSGFSLIEVTVALTLLGAMSLGALQVQQFQQMVESGRQAGLRLASLRDGAERYVRHHGHELLALKSVEAACAEIPLSQTPSAPLAPLAGGPPPAACGVTLDKQRVRNAFQPSIQELQQLGYVDLGDTLPFPHGNLIVDGRTGQSAEPRWAVSVRCQASCDPAVGGGRAAVFRVMLYNTQPFFAQGDLPFGYGAQLKAALQALGPDARVSLPGESAQVAAQLRGKGAQPVDNPLQGDSAGTGVPGVLASYQLIHPRGGSPMPDVACGVASSASGASAPGASGATCRDGSAVPTARWDFNGQQLHNVGDLGVTGKAGIGGELTTAGTIHANGGLIVRHPTGGHGARQGGGVSATAVDPVVDIHGHAVVRKRLMVGHGSHWNFAGHGEDGMALSGVLHTSNGYIDTSSGQAGGPAFDPRLHGIRIPHRSPGQACNERENNPKTSGGNIALYRQANSAEVYVMACNAQGQWVKAKAG
- a CDS encoding LLM class flavin-dependent oxidoreductase; amino-acid sequence: MQARLSILDLAFIVEGGSAAQALHESMALAQHAERLGYTRYWVAEHHNMDGVASSATAVLIGQIAAATSTIRVGSGGIMLPNHAPLTIAEQFGTLATLFPGRIDLGLGRAPGTDGPTMRALRRHLATAHEDRFPEDVLELIGYLAPAQEGQVVRAVPGQGTEVPVWLLGSSLYGAQLAAYLGLPFAFASHFAPAMLMQALEMYRAQYRPSARHPTPYAAVGLNVVVADTDAQAQRLFTSIQQRFLGMQRGQRGLLPRPIDSMDVLWTAGEKLGVERMLSESIVGSPRTVREGLLATQERTGADEFIVACAVHDPAARRRSYELLAGIAADSAAGSAAR
- a CDS encoding S1C family serine protease, producing the protein MTPRGPLDAQEQNNIAVFRKVSPSVAHITTLAQQRDLFSRHVTEVPSGTGSGFLWDELGHIVTNFHVIRGASAAKVTLSDQSAYDATLVGVDPDRDLAVLRIVAPREKLTPVPMGSSRDLLVGQTVYAIGNPFGLDQTLTRGIVSALNREIESMTQRTIRGAIQTDAAINPGNSGGPLLDSAGRLIGVNTSIFSPSGGSNGIGFAIPADEVNRVVPQLIKHGRVTRPALGLTAGSEQLRQVLRLPKGVVLIGLQPGGGAQRAGLQPFMRGRDGRIVGGDVITAVNGKPVADLDDLLGELEERQVGEKVTLTVWNGGKTRQVQAPLTSD